A region from the Simiduia sp. 21SJ11W-1 genome encodes:
- a CDS encoding protein-disulfide reductase DsbD, whose amino-acid sequence MPTARKRAQFAPSTVSVPSIGALLLLALVLCQNAFGQFANTSGLSQTAEFLPVEEAYQSLPEVTAEGLAVQWRISPGYYLYQERFKIAVEQNGERRALSASWPAGKRKYDDYFERELEVFYNQVGVSLPEAALDTRQDFTLHLESQGCADLGLCYPPRNQRFAYDAPSQTFTELEPLPPQAASAPAASSTELAAPNTSWLVAVLLAMVGGAILNLMPCVFPVLSIKALSLANSGEDASHRRLHGWAYTAGVVLSFVAIAGALLLVRAGGEAVGWGFQLQSPALVLGLVYLFFILAMALLGMLELGANLSNIGSGLAAKGGLKGSFFTGTLATLVASPCTAPFMGTALGYAMTQPAAASLSVFAALGLGMALPFLALTYLPNLHRWLPKPGAWMETFKEVLAFPLLLTGIWLLWVLGRQTSVDQLTLALCGLLSLGFGLWAWRRGGTFARLVAVAAVALALYLPSSLSSDEQDGGWEPYSAASWETLRARGQPVFVNVTADWCLTCLANEKLVFSKRDTQIEIADADLLLVKADWTKYNPEITALLARYQRNGVPLYLMFPADPNAEPEILPQILTPDIFMGALARATEQD is encoded by the coding sequence ATGCCCACCGCCAGAAAACGCGCACAGTTTGCCCCATCCACCGTATCAGTGCCAAGCATTGGCGCCCTGCTGTTGCTGGCGTTAGTGCTGTGCCAGAACGCCTTTGGCCAGTTCGCTAACACCAGCGGGCTCAGCCAAACCGCCGAATTCCTGCCGGTGGAAGAGGCCTACCAAAGCCTGCCCGAGGTCACCGCCGAAGGCCTGGCCGTGCAGTGGCGCATCAGCCCTGGCTACTACCTCTACCAAGAGCGCTTTAAGATTGCGGTGGAGCAAAACGGCGAGCGCCGAGCGCTCAGCGCCAGCTGGCCCGCGGGCAAGCGCAAATACGACGACTACTTCGAACGCGAACTGGAAGTGTTTTACAACCAGGTGGGCGTGAGCCTGCCCGAGGCGGCACTCGATACCCGGCAAGATTTCACCTTGCATCTGGAATCCCAGGGCTGCGCCGATTTAGGGCTTTGCTACCCGCCGCGCAACCAGCGCTTTGCCTACGACGCCCCAAGCCAAACCTTCACAGAACTGGAACCCCTGCCACCACAGGCGGCAAGCGCACCGGCAGCAAGCTCCACCGAGCTTGCCGCCCCCAACACCAGCTGGCTGGTGGCCGTGCTGCTGGCCATGGTGGGCGGTGCGATTTTGAATCTGATGCCCTGCGTGTTCCCGGTGCTTTCTATCAAGGCCTTAAGCCTTGCCAACAGCGGTGAAGATGCCAGCCACCGCCGCCTGCACGGCTGGGCCTACACGGCGGGTGTAGTGCTCTCGTTTGTGGCCATTGCCGGTGCCCTGCTGCTGGTACGCGCCGGTGGCGAGGCCGTAGGCTGGGGCTTCCAGCTGCAATCGCCCGCGCTGGTGCTGGGCCTTGTGTACCTGTTTTTTATATTGGCCATGGCGCTCTTGGGGATGCTGGAGCTGGGCGCAAACCTCTCCAACATCGGCAGCGGGCTGGCCGCCAAGGGCGGGCTTAAGGGTTCGTTTTTCACCGGCACCCTGGCCACCCTGGTGGCCAGCCCCTGCACGGCACCTTTTATGGGTACCGCGCTCGGCTACGCCATGACCCAGCCCGCGGCGGCTAGCCTCTCTGTATTTGCAGCCCTGGGCCTTGGCATGGCGCTGCCGTTTTTGGCGCTCACCTACCTGCCAAACCTGCACCGCTGGCTGCCCAAGCCCGGGGCCTGGATGGAAACCTTTAAAGAGGTGCTGGCCTTCCCGCTGCTGCTTACCGGCATCTGGCTGTTGTGGGTGCTGGGCCGCCAAACCAGCGTCGACCAGCTCACCCTGGCGCTGTGCGGTTTGCTCTCGCTCGGCTTTGGGCTGTGGGCATGGCGCCGGGGCGGCACCTTTGCGCGCCTGGTGGCAGTGGCGGCCGTGGCGCTGGCGCTGTATTTGCCCTCAAGCCTGTCAAGCGATGAGCAAGACGGCGGCTGGGAGCCCTACAGCGCGGCCAGCTGGGAAACGCTACGCGCCCGCGGCCAGCCGGTGTTTGTGAATGTGACCGCCGACTGGTGCCTCACCTGCCTTGCCAATGAAAAGCTGGTGTTCAGCAAGCGCGACACCCAAATTGAAATTGCCGATGCCGACCTGCTGCTGGTAAAAGCCGACTGGACCAAATACAACCCGGAAATCACCGCCCTGCTGGCGCGCTACCAACGCAACGGTGTGCCTTTGTATCTGATGTTCCCGGCAGACCCGAATGCCGAGCCCGAAATTTTGCCGCAAATTCTTACGCCCGACATCTTCATGGGCGCACTGGCGCGCGCCACCGAGCAGGATTAA
- the aroQ gene encoding type II 3-dehydroquinate dehydratase, whose product MATILVLHGPNLNLLGTREPDVYGATTLADINQRLTERCLSNGHHLQALQSNAEYELIERIHDAKREQVDFILFNPAAFTHTSIALRDALLAVDIPFIEVHLSNVHKRESFRHHSYFSDVAVGVICGLGAQGYELALEAALNHLAN is encoded by the coding sequence ATGGCAACCATTCTGGTGTTACACGGCCCGAACCTGAACCTGCTGGGCACCCGCGAGCCGGATGTTTACGGCGCCACCACACTTGCCGATATCAACCAGCGGCTCACCGAGCGCTGCCTGTCCAATGGCCACCACCTGCAGGCGCTGCAAAGCAATGCCGAGTACGAGCTGATTGAACGCATTCACGACGCCAAGCGCGAGCAAGTGGATTTTATTTTGTTTAACCCGGCAGCATTTACCCACACCAGCATCGCGCTGCGCGATGCCCTGTTGGCCGTGGATATTCCCTTCATCGAAGTGCACCTATCCAATGTGCACAAGCGCGAAAGTTTTAGACACCACTCCTACTTCTCTGATGTAGCAGTGGGCGTTATCTGTGGGCTGGGAGCCCAGGGTTACGAGCTGGCACTGGAAGCCGCACTAAATCACCTAGCTAATTAG
- the accB gene encoding acetyl-CoA carboxylase biotin carboxyl carrier protein has protein sequence MDIRKIKKLIELLEESDIGEIEIKEGEESVRISRGSSHQPVMPMQYSMQAPAPAAPAAAPVAAPAADAPKAEASVNGHAVTSPMVGTFYRAASPGSEPFIEVGKHVKPGDVICIIEAMKMMNQIEADKAGVIEAILVEDGEPVEFDQPLVTIV, from the coding sequence ATGGATATTCGAAAAATTAAAAAATTGATTGAGCTGCTGGAAGAATCCGACATCGGCGAAATCGAAATTAAAGAGGGTGAGGAATCCGTACGCATCAGCCGTGGCAGCAGCCACCAGCCGGTGATGCCCATGCAATACAGCATGCAAGCGCCCGCACCCGCAGCGCCCGCGGCTGCCCCCGTTGCCGCACCCGCGGCCGACGCGCCCAAGGCCGAAGCCAGCGTCAACGGCCACGCCGTTACCTCGCCCATGGTGGGCACCTTCTACCGCGCAGCAAGCCCGGGTTCAGAGCCCTTCATTGAAGTGGGCAAGCACGTGAAACCCGGCGATGTGATTTGCATCATCGAAGCCATGAAGATGATGAACCAGATCGAAGCCGACAAGGCCGGTGTTATTGAAGCTATTTTGGTGGAAGACGGCGAGCCCGTTGAATTTGATCAGCCACTAGTCACCATCGTTTAA
- the accC gene encoding acetyl-CoA carboxylase biotin carboxylase subunit: MFEKILIANRGEIALRVLRACKELGIKTVAVHSKVDRDLKHVRLADETVCIGPNPSPQSYLNIPAIISAMEITDSVAVHPGYGFLAENADFAEQVQKSGFVFIGPDPDVIRMMGDKVSAIAAMKKAGVPTVPGSDGPLPDDREECMAIAKRIGYPVIIKAAAGGGGRGMRVVHTEAALINSIQVTKSEAKGAFGDATVYMEKFLTNPRHVEIQVMSDGQGNAIHLGDRDCSLQRRHQKVLEEAPAPGIPDDVRAEVQASCVKACVDIGYRGAGTFEFLYEDGRFYFIEMNTRIQVEHPVTEMVTGVDLIKEQISVCAGNKLSLKQEDIVIKGHSFECRVNAEDPKTFMPCPGKVNTFHCPGGLGVRVDSHIYGGYTVPPNYDSMIAKIITYGDTREIALSRMRNALDEVVIDGIRTNIPLQKDLVRDEAFRKGGVNIHYLEKKLGESH; this comes from the coding sequence ATGTTTGAAAAAATTCTGATCGCAAACCGTGGCGAAATTGCGCTGCGGGTGTTGCGCGCTTGTAAAGAGCTGGGCATTAAAACCGTTGCGGTGCACTCAAAGGTAGACCGCGACCTGAAACACGTGCGCCTGGCCGACGAAACCGTTTGCATTGGCCCGAACCCGTCGCCCCAAAGCTACCTGAATATTCCGGCCATTATTTCGGCCATGGAAATTACCGATTCAGTAGCGGTGCACCCGGGCTATGGCTTCCTGGCTGAAAACGCCGACTTTGCCGAGCAAGTTCAAAAGAGTGGCTTTGTATTCATCGGCCCGGATCCGGATGTTATCCGCATGATGGGTGACAAGGTGTCTGCCATTGCCGCCATGAAAAAAGCCGGCGTGCCCACCGTGCCCGGCTCCGACGGCCCACTGCCCGACGACCGCGAAGAGTGCATGGCCATTGCCAAACGCATTGGCTACCCGGTAATCATCAAAGCCGCCGCCGGTGGTGGTGGCCGCGGTATGCGCGTGGTGCACACAGAGGCCGCCCTGATTAACTCCATTCAGGTAACAAAATCAGAGGCCAAAGGCGCTTTTGGTGATGCCACCGTATACATGGAGAAGTTCCTCACCAATCCGCGCCACGTGGAAATCCAGGTGATGTCTGACGGCCAGGGTAACGCCATTCACTTGGGTGATCGCGATTGTTCACTGCAGCGCCGCCACCAAAAGGTGCTTGAAGAAGCACCGGCGCCCGGCATTCCCGATGACGTGCGCGCCGAAGTACAGGCCTCTTGTGTGAAGGCCTGTGTAGACATCGGCTACCGCGGCGCCGGCACCTTTGAGTTCCTGTATGAAGACGGCCGTTTCTACTTTATTGAAATGAACACCCGTATTCAGGTGGAGCACCCGGTTACAGAAATGGTGACAGGTGTAGACCTCATCAAGGAACAAATCAGCGTATGCGCGGGCAACAAGTTGTCGCTCAAGCAAGAAGACATCGTCATTAAAGGCCACTCCTTCGAGTGCCGCGTGAACGCCGAAGATCCAAAGACGTTCATGCCCTGCCCGGGTAAGGTAAACACCTTCCACTGCCCGGGCGGCTTGGGTGTGCGGGTAGATTCGCACATTTACGGCGGCTACACGGTGCCACCTAACTACGATTCGATGATTGCCAAAATCATCACCTACGGCGACACCCGTGAAATTGCCCTGAGCCGCATGCGCAACGCGCTCGATGAAGTGGTAATTGATGGCATTCGCACCAACATCCCGCTACAAAAAGACCTGGTACGCGATGAAGCCTTCCGCAAGGGCGGCGTTAACATCCACTACCTTGAGAAGAAGCTGGGCGAAAGCCACTAA
- a CDS encoding M1 family metallopeptidase → MIRLLSAGLLGLFALMATAAPLDPAQDYHSVSNPHQVRTTHLDLDLTVDFTKRELAGHVIFDFERLDTNARELVLDTRDITVIATSARIDGKWQKTGFKLGKLDPAMGQPLRIALPPAADKIKVQYRTSPQASGLQWLTPVQTAGKKHPFLFTQAQAIHARSFIPLQDTPQVRTTYTATLRTPKALRAVMSAENTPNAPKTGVYTFKMPQAIPSYLIALAVGDLEFKAMGERTGVYAEPSMVESAVAEFEDTEAMLIATEKAYGPYSWGRYDLLILPPSFPFGGMENPRLSFITPTVIAGDKSLVSLIAHELAHSWSGNTVTNATWRDLWLNEGHTTYLTYRIMEIIYGTDRFNMESVLGYQDLVADLKDLPKPYQQLAIDLRGKDPDDAFSDVPYEKGALLLKELEDKVGREAFDAYLKQYIADFEFKSLTTEQWLAYVDKHLVSKYPKQVSMARIKQWVYEAGIPEGAPMPQSDAFTKVDNQRDQWLAGELPAAKIDVKDWTVHQWLYFLNNLPLELSLDQMRALDDQFNLTASRNNEIAHSWLLIAIRNGYEPAYQRLEDYLVHIGRRKLITPLYKALMHTDSGAAFAKRIYKVARPGYHPLAQGTMDAIVQP, encoded by the coding sequence ATGATCAGACTATTGAGCGCAGGCCTGCTTGGCCTGTTTGCCCTGATGGCAACCGCCGCGCCCCTAGACCCGGCGCAGGATTACCACAGCGTCTCTAACCCGCACCAGGTGCGCACCACTCACCTGGATTTAGACCTCACGGTAGATTTCACCAAGCGCGAGCTGGCCGGCCACGTGATCTTCGATTTTGAGCGCCTGGACACTAACGCCCGCGAGCTGGTGCTCGACACCCGCGACATCACCGTGATTGCTACCAGCGCGCGCATTGACGGCAAGTGGCAGAAAACCGGCTTCAAGCTCGGCAAGCTCGACCCGGCCATGGGCCAACCGCTGCGTATCGCCCTGCCGCCTGCGGCCGACAAAATCAAAGTGCAATACCGCACAAGCCCCCAGGCCTCTGGCCTGCAGTGGCTAACGCCCGTGCAAACCGCCGGCAAAAAGCACCCCTTTCTGTTTACCCAGGCCCAGGCCATTCACGCGCGCAGTTTTATTCCCCTGCAAGACACCCCACAAGTGCGCACTACCTACACTGCCACCCTGCGCACACCCAAGGCATTGCGCGCGGTGATGAGCGCCGAGAACACCCCCAACGCCCCCAAAACCGGCGTGTACACCTTCAAAATGCCCCAGGCGATTCCCTCTTACCTGATTGCCCTGGCAGTGGGCGATTTGGAATTTAAAGCCATGGGCGAGCGCACTGGCGTCTATGCCGAGCCCTCCATGGTGGAAAGTGCCGTGGCCGAGTTTGAAGACACAGAGGCCATGTTAATTGCCACGGAAAAAGCCTACGGCCCCTACAGCTGGGGCCGCTATGACCTGCTGATTCTGCCACCAAGCTTCCCCTTTGGCGGCATGGAAAACCCGCGCTTGAGCTTCATTACCCCAACGGTAATTGCCGGCGATAAAAGCCTGGTGTCGCTCATTGCCCACGAGCTTGCGCACTCCTGGTCTGGCAATACCGTTACCAACGCCACCTGGCGCGACCTCTGGCTGAACGAGGGGCACACCACCTACCTCACCTACCGGATTATGGAAATCATCTACGGCACAGACCGCTTCAACATGGAAAGCGTGCTGGGCTACCAGGATTTGGTAGCAGACCTAAAAGATTTGCCCAAGCCCTACCAGCAGCTGGCCATTGATTTGCGCGGCAAAGACCCAGACGACGCCTTCAGTGATGTGCCCTATGAAAAAGGCGCACTGCTGCTCAAAGAGCTGGAAGACAAAGTAGGCCGCGAAGCCTTTGATGCCTACCTCAAGCAATACATTGCCGATTTTGAATTCAAAAGCCTCACCACCGAACAGTGGCTGGCCTATGTAGACAAACACCTGGTGAGCAAGTACCCCAAGCAAGTCTCCATGGCGCGCATTAAGCAGTGGGTATATGAAGCGGGCATTCCCGAGGGTGCGCCCATGCCGCAATCCGATGCGTTCACCAAGGTGGACAACCAGCGCGATCAATGGCTGGCCGGCGAGTTACCGGCGGCGAAGATTGATGTAAAAGACTGGACGGTGCATCAGTGGTTGTATTTTTTGAACAACCTGCCGCTGGAGCTCAGCCTTGATCAAATGCGCGCCCTTGATGACCAGTTCAACCTCACCGCCAGCCGCAACAATGAAATTGCCCACAGCTGGTTGCTGATTGCCATTCGTAACGGCTATGAACCCGCCTATCAACGGCTGGAGGATTACCTGGTACACATTGGCCGCCGCAAGCTGATCACGCCCCTGTACAAGGCGCTGATGCACACCGACAGCGGGGCTGCCTTTGCCAAGCGCATCTACAAGGTTGCGCGCCCGGGATATCACCCGCTGGCCCAAGGCACCATGGATGCCATCGTTCAGCCCTAG
- a CDS encoding cold-shock protein has product MSNTVTGTVKWFNESKGFGFIEQASGPDVFAHFSAISGSGFKTLAEGQAVQFTVTQGQKGPQAENIVAI; this is encoded by the coding sequence ATGTCTAATACCGTAACCGGCACCGTAAAATGGTTTAACGAATCCAAAGGCTTTGGCTTTATCGAGCAAGCGTCTGGCCCAGATGTGTTCGCACACTTCAGCGCTATCTCTGGCTCAGGCTTCAAAACCCTGGCCGAAGGCCAAGCGGTTCAGTTCACTGTGACCCAAGGCCAGAAAGGCCCACAGGCTGAGAACATCGTAGCGATCTAA
- the sugE gene encoding quaternary ammonium compound efflux SMR transporter SugE, protein MPWLLLIIAGVFEIVWAVGLKQTEGFTRLWPSVITLAAMLLSFGCLALALKAIPIGNAYAIWTGIGAVGVAIVGIVWFGESADLKRLACIALIVLGIAGLKLLSPESPT, encoded by the coding sequence ATGCCCTGGCTACTACTCATCATTGCGGGTGTTTTTGAAATTGTATGGGCTGTGGGCCTTAAGCAAACCGAGGGCTTCACGCGCCTGTGGCCAAGTGTGATCACCTTGGCGGCCATGCTGTTAAGCTTCGGCTGCCTGGCACTGGCACTCAAGGCAATCCCCATAGGCAATGCCTACGCCATCTGGACGGGCATTGGTGCGGTGGGCGTCGCCATTGTAGGCATAGTGTGGTTTGGCGAATCGGCAGACCTCAAAAGGCTTGCCTGCATCGCTTTGATTGTACTGGGCATTGCGGGGTTAAAACTGCTAAGCCCCGAATCACCCACCTAA